In Caretta caretta isolate rCarCar2 chromosome 4, rCarCar1.hap1, whole genome shotgun sequence, one genomic interval encodes:
- the GPR78 gene encoding G-protein coupled receptor 78 isoform X2, with amino-acid sequence MDLAGVLLAFFLVLVLVISLLSNLLVLLCFIYSTELRKQVPGVFLVNLSFCNLLLTVLNMPFTLLGILRNQPPVGDCICKAVGFLETFLTSNTMLSMAALSIDKWIAVVFPLSYTSKMRYKDAVILMSYSWIHSLTFPLVSLFFSWVDYSNVYASCTLHLREETERRRFTVFTIVFHATSFMLSLVILCFTYLKVLKVARFHCKRIDIITMQTLVLLVDIHPSVKQRCLNEQKRRRQRATKKISIFIGSFVICFAPYIITSSHMLQLIFRLFCSNTVNNCPVPYTENAAAPSLIGQLRLEFSFESGLQAKQTLPLYSLLTKAVPSK; translated from the exons ATGGACTTGGCAGGAGTTCTCTTGGCTTTCTTCCTGGTGCTAGTGCTGGTGATTTCTCTGCTGTCCAACCTGCTGGTGCTGCTATGCTTCATCTACAGTACCGAGCTCCGCAAGCAAGTCCCCGGGGTCTTCCTGGTGAACTTGTCCTTCTGCAACCTGCTCCTGACGGTCTTAAACATGCCCTTCACTTTGCTGGGGATCCTGAGAAACCAGCCGCCCGTCGGTGACTGCATCTGCAAAGCGGTGGGCTTCCTGGAAACTTTCCTCACCTCCAACACCATGCTGAGCATGGCAGCCCTCAGCATAGACAAGTGGATTGCCGTGGTGTTCCCCTTGAGTTACACCAGCAAGATGCGGTACAAAGACGCCGTGATTCTGATGAGCTATTCCTGGATTCATTCCTTGACCTTCCCTTTGGTCTCGCTGTTTTTCTCTTGGGTAGATTACAGCAACGTGTACGCCTCTTGCACCTTGCACCTGAGAGAAGAGACGGAGAGGAGGAGGTTTACCGTGTTCACCATCGTGTTTCACGCCACCAGTTTCATGCTCTCCCTGGTGATACTGTGTTTCACCTACTTAAAGGTGTTGAAAGTGGCCAGGTTCCACTGCAAAAGGATAGACATTATTACAATGCAAACGCTGGTTTTGCTGGTAGATATCCATCCCag CGTGAAACAGCGTTGTCTTAATGAGCAGAAAAGGAGGCGGCAGCGGGCTACTAAGAAAATCAGTATTTTTATAGGGTCTTTCGTGATCTGCTTTGCTCCTTACATTATCACCAG cagccacatgctgcagCTCATTTTCAGACTGTTTTGTTCAAACACAGTAAATAACTGTCCTGTGCCTTACACAGAGAACGCAGCAGCACCCTCGCTGATTGGCCAG CTCAGATTGGAATTCAGCTTTGAATCTGGCCTGCAGGCTAAACAAACACTGCCTCTTTATTCATTGTTGACGAAGGCTGTGCCGAGCAAGTGA
- the GPR78 gene encoding G-protein coupled receptor 78 isoform X1, translated as MDLAGVLLAFFLVLVLVISLLSNLLVLLCFIYSTELRKQVPGVFLVNLSFCNLLLTVLNMPFTLLGILRNQPPVGDCICKAVGFLETFLTSNTMLSMAALSIDKWIAVVFPLSYTSKMRYKDAVILMSYSWIHSLTFPLVSLFFSWVDYSNVYASCTLHLREETERRRFTVFTIVFHATSFMLSLVILCFTYLKVLKVARFHCKRIDIITMQTLVLLVDIHPSVKQRCLNEQKRRRQRATKKISIFIGSFVICFAPYIITRLIELLPFVTINYYWGIVSKCLTYSKAASDPFVYSLLRQQYKKVMINIVNRILKRDLYPSSGYNSSLDTENDYCLHRTC; from the exons ATGGACTTGGCAGGAGTTCTCTTGGCTTTCTTCCTGGTGCTAGTGCTGGTGATTTCTCTGCTGTCCAACCTGCTGGTGCTGCTATGCTTCATCTACAGTACCGAGCTCCGCAAGCAAGTCCCCGGGGTCTTCCTGGTGAACTTGTCCTTCTGCAACCTGCTCCTGACGGTCTTAAACATGCCCTTCACTTTGCTGGGGATCCTGAGAAACCAGCCGCCCGTCGGTGACTGCATCTGCAAAGCGGTGGGCTTCCTGGAAACTTTCCTCACCTCCAACACCATGCTGAGCATGGCAGCCCTCAGCATAGACAAGTGGATTGCCGTGGTGTTCCCCTTGAGTTACACCAGCAAGATGCGGTACAAAGACGCCGTGATTCTGATGAGCTATTCCTGGATTCATTCCTTGACCTTCCCTTTGGTCTCGCTGTTTTTCTCTTGGGTAGATTACAGCAACGTGTACGCCTCTTGCACCTTGCACCTGAGAGAAGAGACGGAGAGGAGGAGGTTTACCGTGTTCACCATCGTGTTTCACGCCACCAGTTTCATGCTCTCCCTGGTGATACTGTGTTTCACCTACTTAAAGGTGTTGAAAGTGGCCAGGTTCCACTGCAAAAGGATAGACATTATTACAATGCAAACGCTGGTTTTGCTGGTAGATATCCATCCCag CGTGAAACAGCGTTGTCTTAATGAGCAGAAAAGGAGGCGGCAGCGGGCTACTAAGAAAATCAGTATTTTTATAGGGTCTTTCGTGATCTGCTTTGCTCCTTACATTATCACCAG GTTGATAGAACTTCTTCCTTTTGTTACCATAAACTACTACTGGGGAATTGTAAGCAAGTGCCTCACCTACAGTAAGGCTGCATCAGATCCATTTGTTTATTCTCTTTTACGTCAACAGTACAAGAAAGTCATGATCAATATTGTCAATAGGATACTTAAAAGGGATCTGTATCCTTCATCTGGCTACAACAGCTCTCTAGACACTGAAAATGATTATTGCTTACACAGAACATGCTAA